In the Burkholderia cenocepacia genome, one interval contains:
- the hpaE gene encoding 5-carboxymethyl-2-hydroxymuconate semialdehyde dehydrogenase produces the protein MTIKHWIGGREVESRETFTTLNPATGDVITDVASGGEAEVDAAVRAAKEAFPKWANTPAKERAKLMRKLGELIEKNVPMLAALETQDTGLPIAQTSKQLIPRASENFNFFAEVCVQMNGRTYPVDDQMLNYTLYQPVGVCALVSPWNVPFMTATWKTAPCLALGNTAVLKMSELSPLTADQLGRLALEAGIPPGVLNVVQGYGATAGDALVRHPDVRAVSFTGGTVTGKRIMERAGLKKYSMELGGKSPVLIFDDADFDRALDASLFTIFSINGERCTAGSRIFVQRTIYDRFVQEFARRANNLVVGDPTDPGTNLGAMITRQHWEKVTGYIRIGEQEGARVVAGGADKPAALPEYLRNGNFVRPTVFADVDNRMRIAQEEIFGPVACIIPFDDEDEGLRLANDTAYGLASYIWTQDVGKVHRLARGIEAGMVFVNSQNVRDLRQPFGGVKESGTGREGGEYSFEVFAEIKNVCISMGSHHVPRWGV, from the coding sequence ATGACCATCAAGCACTGGATCGGCGGCCGCGAAGTGGAGAGCCGCGAAACCTTCACGACGCTGAACCCGGCGACGGGCGACGTCATCACCGACGTCGCGTCGGGCGGCGAGGCCGAGGTCGATGCGGCCGTGCGCGCGGCGAAGGAAGCGTTCCCCAAATGGGCGAACACGCCGGCGAAGGAGCGCGCGAAGCTGATGCGCAAGCTCGGCGAGCTGATCGAGAAGAACGTGCCGATGCTCGCCGCGCTGGAAACGCAGGATACCGGCCTGCCGATCGCGCAGACGAGCAAGCAGCTGATTCCGCGCGCGTCCGAGAACTTCAACTTCTTCGCCGAAGTGTGCGTGCAGATGAACGGCCGCACCTATCCGGTCGACGACCAGATGCTGAACTACACGCTGTACCAGCCGGTCGGCGTGTGCGCGCTGGTGTCGCCGTGGAACGTGCCGTTCATGACCGCCACGTGGAAGACGGCGCCGTGCCTCGCGCTCGGCAACACGGCCGTGCTGAAGATGTCGGAGCTGTCGCCGCTGACGGCCGACCAGCTCGGCCGGCTCGCGCTCGAAGCGGGCATCCCGCCGGGCGTGCTGAACGTCGTGCAGGGTTACGGCGCGACGGCCGGCGATGCGCTCGTGCGGCATCCGGACGTGCGCGCGGTGTCGTTTACCGGCGGCACGGTCACCGGCAAGCGGATCATGGAGCGCGCGGGCCTCAAGAAGTATTCGATGGAACTCGGCGGCAAGTCGCCGGTGCTGATCTTCGACGACGCCGATTTCGACCGCGCGCTCGACGCGTCGCTGTTCACGATCTTCTCGATCAACGGCGAACGCTGCACCGCGGGCTCGCGGATCTTCGTGCAGCGCACGATCTACGACCGCTTCGTGCAGGAATTCGCGCGCCGCGCGAACAACCTGGTGGTCGGCGATCCGACCGATCCGGGCACGAATCTCGGCGCGATGATCACGCGCCAGCACTGGGAGAAGGTGACGGGCTATATCCGCATCGGCGAGCAGGAAGGCGCGCGCGTGGTCGCGGGCGGCGCGGACAAGCCGGCCGCGCTGCCCGAGTATCTGCGCAACGGCAACTTCGTGCGGCCGACCGTGTTCGCCGACGTCGACAACCGGATGCGCATCGCGCAGGAAGAGATCTTCGGGCCGGTCGCGTGCATCATCCCGTTCGACGACGAAGACGAAGGGCTGCGGCTCGCGAACGACACGGCGTACGGCCTGGCGTCGTACATCTGGACGCAGGATGTGGGCAAGGTGCATCGGCTCGCGCGCGGCATCGAGGCCGGGATGGTATTCGTGAACAGCCAGAACGTGCGCGACCTGCGCCAGCCGTTCGGCGGCGTGAAGGAATCGGGCACCGGGCGCGAGGGCGGCGAGTACAGTTTCGAGGTGTTCGCGGAGATCAAGAACGTGTGCATCTCGATGGGTTCGCATCATGTTCCGCGCTGGGGCGTGTGA